Proteins found in one Pagrus major chromosome 20, Pma_NU_1.0 genomic segment:
- the bricd5 gene encoding BRICHOS domain-containing protein 5: MVRCWKHSDNRLEEAQCTDGDSAASSQSHFPHKAFWVILSASLLLVIVALGLTGHLGLSQPHSQSSQIVRITVPDQTGVLINQSAVVDQQNDLVTFCVTSPANQTSTVLFDIKHGLICYKPVDQESCFLRKMEKSDYDNVHSLLHESTYKNHFQLSGNETQRQTEFLGVLAASQVDVSTLEEPLQALCQDRSIHWTKRAEGPGKQRLVYFCIDICFPSNICVSVCFYYLPE, translated from the exons GATGGGGACTCTGCTGCGTCCTCCCAGTCCCACTTCCCACACAAAGCATTCTGGGTCATCCTCTCGGCCTCTCTGCTCCTGGTCATCGTTGCCCTCGGCTTGACGGGGCATCTGGGGCTGTCGCAACCTCACTCTCAG TCTTCACAGATTGTCCGGATCACCGTTCCAGATCAGACTGGAGTTCTGATCAACCAGTCGGCCGTTGTGGACCAGCAGAATGACCTGGTGACCTTCTGTGTAACCTCACCAGCAAATCAGACGTCCACTGTGCTCTTTGACATCAAGCAT GGTTTGATCTGTTACAAACCTGTGGACCAGGAGAGCTGCTTCCTGCGAAAGATGGAGAAGTCCGACTACGACAATGTGCACTCCCTCCTCCACGAGTCGACATACAAG AATCATTTCCAGCTGTCTGGGAACGAGACCCAGAGGCAGACAGAGTTCCTGGGAGTGCTGGCGGCCAGTCAGGTGGACGTGTCCACGCTGGAGGAGCCTCTCCAGGCTCTGTGTCAGGACAGGTCTATCCACTGGACAAAGAGGGCCGAGG GCCCGGGCAAACAGAGGCTGGTCTACTTCTGCATCGACATCTGCTTCCCCAGCAACATCTGCGTGTCTGTGTGCTTCTACTACCTACCAGAGTGA